From the genome of Miscanthus floridulus cultivar M001 chromosome 10, ASM1932011v1, whole genome shotgun sequence, one region includes:
- the LOC136489271 gene encoding uncharacterized protein produces the protein MAEPTIADLAKVIEGLTGKIGSLQSDLDALKKEKASSSGASAPGAGPDGQHHTDRPPRFQKLDFPRYDGKSDPLVFVNRCESYFHQQRIMEEEKVWMASYNLEDNAQLWYMQVQQDEGVPTWRRFKDLLNLRYGPPLRSAPLFELSQCRRTGTVEEYQDRFQALLPRAGPLEEAQRVQLFTGGLLPPISNQVRLHNPQTLAVAMSLAREVEVME, from the coding sequence ATGGCTGAGCCAACGATCGCTGACCTCGCCAAGGTGATAGAGGGCCTCACGGGCAAGATTGGCTCCCTCCAGTCCGACCTGGACGCGCTGAAGAAGGAGAAGGCGTCGTCCTCGGGTGCCTCCGCGCCGGGTGCTGGGCCCGACGGCCAGCATCACACCGATCGGCCTCCCCGGTTCCAGAAACTCGACTTCCCCCGCTATGATGGCAAGTCTGATCCTCTCGTCTTCGTCAATCGATGCGAGTCCTACTTCCACCAACAGCGGATAATGGAGGAAGAAAAGGTGTGGATGGCCTCCTACAACTTGGAGGACAATGCCCAACTGTGGTATATGCAAGTGCAGCAGGATGAAGGGGTGCCGACGTGGCGCCGTTTTAAGGACCTGCTCAACCTCCGCTACGGACCGCCGCTGCGCTCGGCGCCGCTGTTCGAGCTCTCGCAGTGTCGGCGCACCGGCACGGTCGAGGAGTACCAGGACCGGTTTCAGGCGCTCCTCCCGCGCGCGGGGCCACTGGAAGAGGCGCAGAGGGTTCAGCTCTTCACCGGGGGGCTGCTTCCTCCGATCAGCAACCAGGTCCGCCTTCACAATCCCCAGACGCTAGCGGTTGCCATGAGCTTGGCGCGCGAGGTGGAGGTCATGGAGTAG